TAGCAAGCGATGTTGACGATGAAGCAGATGGTGACGTTTTTGTTTCTGCAGTGGGACCTCCCTCGGCCACGACGAAGTACGATACCCAGGTAGTGTCCGGGGGCACTTATAATCTACCAGCAATGCAGAATACAAATGAATTATGTTGCTGCAGCTGGCCATGAACTTCGGGACTTGCGATGTTGAGTACAGTTCAAAGAGACAGGGTTTTGCACAGACCAGACGTGCCTAGATGCGTGCATTTGACTTGACGTGATGGTTCTGGGCCGCTCCTTCCTGATgcgacatcaattgattgccCAGTACTCCATACGGAGAAACTGTATCGTACAAAGTAGCACTCGGTACGGATACTTCGTGCGCCCGTTTCGATAACTGCTTTACTCTACCACCATGGCGATCGACACTACAGCAGCCCTCGAGCATTGTAGATGAGCATCGAGGTACTTTGATGCTTGGGGTCGACTAACAGCCGATGCATCCTGGGTACTTTCAGAGAAACGGTGCCCGCCAACATAACGATCCGCATGTGCTGCTTACTTCTGTGCAGCAAACGCAAACATTTCAAGGACGACTGAGAACCGACATCAACTGATGACCTGACCGTCAGTTGCCCCACTACGATAGGTGAATGCACAAGGCGAACCACGCTGTTGCTGAGCTGATTGGATATATGTACGCGGccgtactactccgtatctaAGTTAGAAATCCTTGGACATAGGACTACATACGTAcataggtacctagtaggcAATTTTGGACTCGGACTGGTTTGGTAGGTCTATGCGGGTGGGGTGAATATGCAATACTATGTTGATTTTCTTGAAGAGAGCGGGACTCTTGTCTTCGTGGGGGTCAAACACATCGCGACGGAGCACTGGCCCACTCTCGAACCATCCAGGCCACACAGTCCATACAACTTACTCTCGAAACTTGGTACCCAAGGTCAATAGTCGTTTGTCGGTCGGCCGCACTCCATCTCTCGGCCGACGTTGCGGAGTCCACCGCATTGCGCAGGACTGGCTCCTCCAAACTGCCGTGATATCGCGGATGCGTTCTGATGGGTGGGCCATTTGTGCAACACCCTCACTGTCCAAAGCcatcgccgctgccgcatGTTTTGAGGGGAAATAGAGGTGGCAAACGAGGCCGACACCTAACATACTCGCGGGAATAAGCTGGTTCACCATCCCTAATGTACCCGAGGTGAGGTAGGATGACGTCTTCTATGTGCAGTTTGATGATCGGTGGTCCCCAAGACCGTGGCCTGATTGATAGACTTGCATTCAGATAGCATGGATGACACGAATCACGCACCCACCAAGCAGTCAAAAGGCAGATTACGACTCTGCTTCACTCAGCATTTGAGGCCATTCAGTAGCTGATTGTGGCAATCTTCGAAGTCATACCCGGTTCTGTATTGAATTCATGATTCAGGCATTTCTCCAGAAGTTCCATTCGCTGGACCGACGCTCCCCGTAAGCCGAACCCCGCAAAAGCTTTTAAGCATGTGTTACAAAGACTAAGATTCGGGTCCTATCATGGTAACCTGCACGACCTTGGGCTTTCCAAAACGACAACAAATGTATTGAAGCGGATGCAGAAACGCACAAGACAGTGAAGGGAACTTCTATGAGATGACAGCTTGACAAGTCATCTGGGTGATTGATTGCGTCAACGGTCTTGTGACGGTGGGTTTCCATGACAGTTTGTGGTCATAGCTAGGTATTCGACCAACCAGTGGCGTTGAGCGACTCCAAAAGTGTCGAATGCTTATGAGTGTTGACGCTGAATAATTAGCTGCTTGAAATCCTTGGATGGGAGGACCCCGACAAACTTGGACGGCCCAGAGCCTATTGCACTGACAATCGCGGTCATTTCTCAAATATGACCTTTCAATAGCAGATACGGAAATATCGAGAAGGTCGCCAGTTGTCCTACATGGCGTCTGCAGCGAGGGTGTCTGTATCTATGCATACTCTCAAGATCTTGGCCCGAATCATCGCTGGGTTGTGGGCGAGTGCCGGCAGCACCAACCCTGTCGTGTCCCAGCCAGGCGGCGACTGTGACGCAGACCCGTGCCTGATCAACGATTCGCCCTCAGAGAATGTGGACAAGATCCCCGAACGGCACAGGTGTTCTCAGGGTGCAGCTTGCAGCAGGCAAGCTGCACGAGAAACATGGTTCTGTGCGGCACCGAATTCTCCTTGGGTGGCTGACAGACCGGCCTCTAGGGACTGTGCTTGAATCGCAACAAGGGGACTGGACTGGGCTCGAATGAAGACGCTGGTCTCAGACCAAAAGCCTCGTTTAATAATGCTGGTTGCAGGTTGCAGGGCCTCGGGAGGAAACGAGGAGAGCATCTGGGTGGGTGAGATTCTCGAGGGGGGCGTGTGCCTCAAAATAGTGGGCATGAATTGGAACGGACCACTTGGTGGCCGAGCACAAGACGGTCAGGACGGGCCTGGCGGGGAAAGGCAATGCCACGTGGGTTTGAAGATGAATCCACGCCCTTTTGTCCGCCACCTTAGCCTCTTTCCCTGATTCCTCGTTCGCTTGTCCGCTTGTTCGCCTGCTCGTTCGCCTTTTTGCTTATTGTTTGCTGGTTTGCTGGTTTGCTGGCGGTAACAAGTGCGGAGTATTTCGCGCTTATTGCCTCTTTTTGTAGAGCAttgcgctcctcctcctcctctcgtGTGCGGTGGCTGGCCAGGACATTGCATGCGCCAATACGGGCTAGATATACTTAGTACTTGGGAATACCTGGGGCGACGGGGCAACTACTCCATGTCTGTGAGTCTGAGGTATGCCTGTAGGTGCTATCTAccctaggtacttacttacctaaggtacggagtagaattGATGCCAAGCAAGACATTTGCAGTATTTGGAATACTGACCCAAAATGTCAAGTGTCCGGCGGAACCCAGCAGGCCGCATGTGGATCCCATGCTAGAATGAGTCTGGTTCTTGAGCGTCTGAGCACGGGGATCAGCAATAATGCTGGCGCTCCGTGCCACATGAGTTGCTCGCGCCAGGCAAGGTCAAGGTTAAAGGGCCCTGAAAGGAGTTGCGCACCTTCCTGTAGGGCTGCCTCTATCtgtactgtatgtatgtacgtactacaTTGTCCCATTGTGGGAAAGGCCCCCCTCGCTCCTGCCGTCAGGTTCCTAGGTACTTAGTCATTGGTTGCCGAACATGTCCGTTCACCCAACACCCAGCATCACCACAAGCACAACGGTTATGCTGAGATGCTTTAGAAGCTCCTGTTGGACCTCCTTTAGAAATATCCAGCATGTCTTCAATGGTTTGGCACTCAGGGCCACTATTTCGGCCTGGGGTACAGGGTTCTTTGTCTTCCAGGTCGCCAACTCCGCAATCGATTGCCATGATGTTACGAAACCAAACGTTGCTGGGAACTGTGGAATGTGCCATCATTCCTCGAAACACAAGACGTCACTACGTCTCAACCCCTCGTGAGTTCAATGCGGTATCCAGCCGTTTACTCAATCTGCTGCAAACTACAATCTTAGGCCATGTTTATGGCACCGACTTCGTGACCCcgcttcttcatcctctaGATTTCATTAGTACTTCCAGTGCACAGTAAGAGTGATGCTGTTGCAAAACGCATAGATAACAAATATCCCGACGACAAATATTTGGCTGACAAGATACGCAAATTAACAAACGATAGGTGTCTCCCTGTGTCTCTGGTGGCCATTGTTGCACACACCCGACCACATTGACCACGGCTGCGGCTGTTGATTGACCTGTAATTCGGCTGCCCGCTGAAGCACTTGTTGATGATACCAACGAAATTAGCTTGCTGGAAGGGCAATCAATCGATCCGTTTCTACACCGCCCTTCGACAAATTCCCTGGCAAAATGAGTCCCACCCGCACACCAAGAGACCGATTACAAATATCTCTTAACTTTCTATCTGATCCCATCATGATAAACGACGGCGGGCGCGCTACACTCTCCAGATGCAGGCGACATTGTCAAGAGTCTTGTCGTCAATGCAGAGCTTATTGCCCTTGAATCTGGTCGGCAACCATACTACGGCTGTGCCAGAATGAATTACGCACTCGGCCACCGAACGTGCCGAAAAGCAAGACCTGAAGGTTGTTAAACCAGCCGGCTGGTTTCTGGAGGGGGTGCAAGCGTCCAGACAGAGAGCAGAGGCCAACATCCTGGTCTGACGGCTGAAGTATCGAGTACATTGCCATGTGTCgccgtcaccaaggccacgaGGACGCAACGCACACGCCTTGAATAAGCTGCTTGCACGCCCTTACCAGGCAAGGGTTTCGAAGATTTGAACCAGCCACTGCGACGCCACACCGTGACACGGCGGACAGAGCACAATGTGAAGAATATGGAGTCGCGGACCACATCTGCACAGTATCCCATGGAAAATTGAGTGTTGCTTCAACCCATGTTGAATATTGCCCATGGTACACCGTACCCATGTGATTAGAGCCCTCATTATTAGTTCTGACTGAACTGCGAGTGCCTTGCAGGCAATCTTGGGCCAAGAGTCGAGGTGAGGGGGTTTGGCCAATGGAATCACGGGCAAGAATTCTGGGCCTGCAGCTCTGCGATACCAATGTCAAGTCCACTGTTTTGGTTTACAGGGGTGCAAATATTACCAaacggaacattgaagacaaGACGAAGTATCTGGCTAGCCGTTTCCTGTCTACAAGGCGGTAAAACACGACCTGAATAAGATGTGAAGCCTATCCAGCCACCACACCAGAGCCTACGAGGCAGCCACAGCATACGAGACGGGACTAGCAGCAGATGGACTCACCACGACCAGCGGCTAGTACTGCTAGGTACTACATACAATGACATGAGGGCTTGGCGACCGGCAGGCGGATTTATTATTAGTCATTTCACATTCGGAAACGCGGGCCTAGGTTCCTGGGATCAACAGTAGTCCCAAGAGGTGCAGATTGAGATAATCGAGGTAAAGGATACAAGTCGAGGCAAGACCTTGTGAGACATATCCAGGCCTGTGTTGGAGCCAACAGCTTTGTTTTACCCGGCAGAACAACTGCATTGAAGCATGCGGAGCATTCCTTTCTCCGCATCATGCCACGAGGTCAGCAAGCGCACACCCCCCCTTCCAGTCGTGTCCGGTCTGTTGATTAGTGTTGCTCCCAGTGTCGTCAGCAGCCACTCAGTCCTGCACCGCCCACCGCAATTCACAAGGGCTGCTGGGTAATAATAGCGTTTCCAGCGCCCGTTCACTGCTGATGCGGCTTATTTCCTGAACACGTGGCAGATGCCGCTTGTgcaatcttgccatccgtCAATGCCGACGACCTACCCTACCCACGATGTTGGGTCAAACACTGAATCGTCTGCTGACCAACACTCTTGCCATCGATTCGTGCCCAATTTCCCCCTTGGACGCAGAGGTTCAGATAGCTGGTGCAAGAAACCACACTTTGTCCACGGTGAAGTAGACAGTAGTGTACAAACGGGACCTCCCGGGCTGTGCTGTGGCATGATGCAACACATCATCTCGCACATTTTCTTATCTGGGCAACGCCGAGCGATGCATGCCACAGAATGAAACGTCATCTCCGAAGCTGCGTTAAGTGGTGTCCGGAAATACAAGCCCTGTTCCACGATTCGCACAGATGTATCGAATATCCCTTCCCCCGAGGCTCAAGGTTCGGGCAGTCCGGTGCTGAACAATGAATGGTCTTGTTAAAAAAGTGGACCTCGGCCGGCTTCAATCTCATGATGTCGTCGTCATTATCTGTCATTTTCAACAACAAGGCCACGAGGTTGGTGGATATTCGACCTTGAAGGCTGTACTACTTTGCATCCCACCGGAGGCGTGAGTGTAGCTTCAATTCAAGTCGATGAGATCGCATGGCCCCATTGTCAAACGATAAGCTTTCCGCATCGGTTCCGGGCCGTCACTTGCTTTGACCAAGATCATTGGGAGTCATTAGGGCAAAAAGCAAACAATACCATGAGCCGAACAAGCATGTTTACTACCAGACGCGACTTCCCGCGTGTCTTCTCCTAATGAACGCCACATCCAGGAAGCAATTAGCAACTCCAACAAACCAGTGGTTCTGCGTTGATAGCTGCTATTGATGTTACTGTGCTACGCAGGCGGGTTAGTATTCGCAAATGTCGTTGCCATCTATCCAGCCCAATTTGTCACTCAAATGAAACCTCGACTCCGGCCCGAGACTTCGCATGGTTGAAACTGCAGACGAAGCTGCCAGCCCGCTTTCACAAGGATACACTGGAAGGATGATCCTTGATATGCTCGCCGGGGCGAGTTCATCTTCTTTTCCACACGCCCACAGAGTGCAGACTCAGCTGAACTCGATGCAACGGACACCATCAGTTTGACCTGAGAGAACATACAGTATACATCTTGTGTAGATGGCGTCTTGGATGGTGAAATATTTGGTCAAAGTCCCGTGAGCAATAAGTGCTTGCTACGGGTGGCAATTCTGAAAATTGCAAGCTCCTCTGATGAAATATTTTCGCACCATGTCACCTAGCACCTGTCTTTCATGTCCCACGGCTGTATCTACCAACATCGGAGACGTTGTCAAAGGCACCTTGGGCTGGTCCCTTTCTTATTTTCTAGCCTCCTTTTACAATGACACGCCCCGCTCCTATATTTATTCCAggcaggaaaaaaaaaggaaaaacaacCATTGACAAGAGCACACTGTGTTACAAGTCTCTCCCGGCCGGCCAAATCATTCTGAGATCCAGGCTCGTGTGCATGCCATCCGGTCTACAATATGCAGGTCTGCTTCAGGATAGTATCAGGTCACGAACTGGGATCCTCCGCAATTGCTCAACTTCAAAAAACGCTGCTTTGCATGTATTTCTGGGACGCTCACTACAACCCACAGCCGGCCCGCAAACACAGGGGCATAGCCAAAGCCCTGATTGACGCCTTTACGGGATCCCAAAACTACGGGAATCCGCGTGTCATCGTGGCTAGTTCACCATGTAGGTACCAGGAACAAGGACAGCCAAGACACAACAAGAATAAATGGCCCCATGATAGGTAAGCGGCTAGCTGGGgagaaattaaaaaagaaacgTGGCAAAAACCAGTCCGACGTTTCCTTTGAAAAGCTTAGCTCCGGCAAGGATGCCCAGGCGCTGGCTGAATCCTTCCAATCTGTTAGCGCCGAAGGGCCCATGAATCTCGGGAAACCGTGATTCGTATTAATACCACTCGGCATGGAAAACTGACTTTCCGCATCATACCGGCAGGCAAGGCAAGTAAGTGACCGTTGACTGCGCTCCCAGCGGCGTGCTTCTCAGCCCCTAGGTCGATGGCCGAAGGGGACGGAGCAGGGCTATTCCATGCAAAATTGTTCGATTGTCCACATCACCACAACCACGAGATGTGTACACGAATAACGGGACTGTCTACAATATGCCATACAGCATGTACGTACAGTACTGCGTAATACCGACCCATTCGCAGGCGGAATCCTCCTTTCATCGAGCCAATAACCCTCCATTGCTTTGGGGAATACGGTTGGCTTCTGTTCGCTCTCTTCCTTTCGGTCGCATGCAGAATTTGATTATACCTGGCGCCCCTGCTACTTTGGTGTCGCGTGAGAAAAGAATTTTCCAGAAGTAGGTTTGCACTTCTTTACGAATTCGTGCTGTGGGTTGCGCCGGACCGCCAAGGCCGGCTGAGATAGATAGTTTCACCTCCGGAATGAGGTGGAACTAacattgtatgtactactaACAGAATGCCTGCCAAGACTGCGAGAATAGGCGGTGTGCGGTGGCAAAAAGTAACGAAACTGCCGTCAcattgccctttttttttattgaGCTGTGCGAAAACGACTCTAGGGTACGTAGCTTTGTCCTAACCGTGATACAACTGCATTGAGAAAGGTATATTGCAGCAGAAGATTAAAGACGAAATGCGAGTAAATAGGCCACAGCTCCCAAGGCACACAGGTGCAGAAGCACGTTCGCCTCGTCGTACCTTGTCCACCATCGTCCATGGATGCCCACCTCCTGTTTCTCAGACTTTTTGTAGTATTCTGAACCTAAATAAAACCAAACGCCGACGCTTTCTGTTTTATAAGACACGACTGTACCCATCCCCCGTAACGGAGCCCAGGTCCCGGGGAGGTTTATATAACGTACATGTTTCGTGGATGCacaaaaaccaaaaaaaaaaactgctCTGCTCCCATGCCTTATATCGCCGTGGGCGCGGCATCGAATCGCCAGCCCTTGCTTCGCATATTCATCTCAATCGACTTCCAAATCTGCTCCACGACCTCCTTGTCTCTGAAGCGAGAagcgtcggcgccgtcgccgccgcgccaTCGATCGACGCCCGTCGACAGCACCCTGTGGCCCCAGCTGCGGATGCTCTCGGGGGCCTGCTCCCCGCGCCAGCCCACAAAGACGCCGAGCGTGTGCTTGAACAGCTCGTTGGGGCTGCTCCACTTGTAGTTCTTGAACTGCCACGTCTGCCcggtggtgaagacggccaccACGCGGTTCCAGTACTCGGGCTTGAACTGCTCGGAGCCCTCTACGAGGATGAAGCGCAGGGGGCGGTTGGGGTCGATGGCCCGGATGACGCGCTGGACGTGGAGCATGCTGGCTGTCGAGGCGCTGGCGTCGGGGGGCACGAACTTGCCGTCCTCGAGGAAGGACCTCGCGTTGGACATGCGGAGgagcgacgaggccgacggcgagaGGAGGATGATGGGGTCCGGTCTCCTAGTCGGGCCTTTCTGGTtgagggagagggaggatgCCGCGCCGGGGGCGGAGACCGCCTGGGCCTTCTTTTGGATAAACGGCGCCGCGAGCTTGCGAACGTGCGAGAAGTCCTGCGTGCGGTGGTTAGCTCTCGCCCATGTCGAGGGGTTGGTGGTCggaaagacaagaaaagaatgAATGCGGCCCCTCTGCGGGAAACGCCGCTGGACTTGTGATACGTACTGTCGGCTTGATCCCCCTCAGTACCGTGTTGCGGTCTCCCATCCTGCGCTCTCCATCGTAGACGCTCGCCAGGCGCGGATCCATGGTGCCCTTGCCGGCCCTGGCCTGCGCCGCGGTCGACACGGCTCCGGATTTGGTCGCGGGAGccgtgccggcggcggcggcagcggcagcggcagcatcCGCATCCCCGGCAACAGGTTTGATGTATTCGCTCTCCTCGCTGGCCGCCTCGAGCCAGGTGATCAGGTCGAGTCGTTCGATGAAGCCCAGGTTCTGCACCTTGCCCGTCGACCCGGCCGCCGCGAGCTGCTCGTTGAGCGTCGTTGCCGAAGCATTGTACTCTGGGATGGCGAGCTCGCGATTCAGCCAGGCAAAATAGATGCTGCGCAGATCGACGGGTTTGTCGTTGGAGATGAAGCGCGTCGGGGTCtcgatggcgagggcgatgcCCTGGGCTGAGAATTGCAGGTGGCTTGCTTCGGAGAGGGGACATTCTTTGGCGCCCGGGTCGTCTGACGCGCTGGGAATGAAGGGCTGGCTGCTGGAGATGGCTTTGCGAAGGAGTACGAGAGGGTCGTGGTCGGCggaggccatgatgggcggaCTTGCGATGGGGTTGGCGGGAGAAGAGGTGATGTGTTGAGAGGTCGGTagaggaaggggaggaagGAGAGGATTTGTCGGTCGATCAAATGTCAATTTAAATCATCGAGCGGGTATAAAGATGGCGGAACAAATGGCGGTGCTCTTCCCTCGGTGGCCAGCAGTGGTGGTTTGGCTGTGAGGTGGTGAAGCTTTTTTGGTCAAACGTAGTTTTGGAGCTGGGGTTGGGAGCTGTTGCAGTGGTCATCTGACCAATCAGCACTTAGTCTGAGTGCGGGTGTAAGTGGTTCTATAAACACAGCAACAATGTATGAAAAAGTATTCAAATAATTTCCATACATCCATTGTCTTGTTTTTCGTAAATATAGTAGCTTATTGTTCACATATTTGTACTCTGCTCTTGTCATTTTGGGGGCATGACGCAGACTAAATTCGTCATGCTTGATTGTGTGTCCTTCAACCATGACAACCTCAAAAGACCTAGCTGACAGCAGAGTTTAAATTCCGCATTAGCACAGTCATTGTTGTAAATATCTCGTCGTTCAATCGTGATCTTCATTAATATGCGGATTCTCTCAGTCTAAGatatgaaaaaaaaactgtcAGTTTCTCCTTTACTCAATGTCTCACGCAGTTCTAGCGCCGAAGTAGCATCCAACGAAGATGATACACTAGGCCAGCGCAATACCAAGCACAGCCTGACTCATAATCTCACCAGCGCAAGGGAACTAAGAAACGATAATCATACAGTTCAATAATAAATACAGTCATAGCATGTCCGCTCAAATGCTGCCGTCTCAGACAGCTCCACCACTGTCCCCTACGTACGAGATCAACCACAGCAGCAAACCACTACCCCTTGGCTCATGATACAAGGCCCGTATTCTTCACTTGTAATCGAGACTTGCGAGCGAACGGCATTCTTAGCAGTCAATCAATCAAGTACTTTGCTCCGCAAGTCTGGCGGAGAGGCTTGGAGAGATGTAGCATCACATTGGTCGCATAAGGAACGTACACTACATCTAGAATAATAAGATAGTATCGAATTGTATTCTTGTGGACCACATAGCCATGCTGGACTGTACTGTACTAATATCTAGCACTATTCATAAAGTATGCAAAACCGGGCCGCTTCATCGCGACCAACAATGCCACTGTATCAACAAAGCCATAAAACAAAGCTGCCTCCCACGGATTCTTATTGGTTTTACCGCCCAGCTCTAGCGCCAACGCCATTGAAACATAGACAAAGGAAGCCTCAacacccccccccccaaaaaagtaataataatcGAAAGCTCACAAATCGCGACGTCTATATGCCAAAAACCAGCTTCATGCGCTCGTATGTATAAAAGCTCACTGCCACCATGGGGATCACCTTGACATAGCCAATTGTCAACCCGACAAAGAAGCCTCGGAATCCGCGTTCTTGGAAGATGAGTCTGGCCGTCTCGCCAAGACGCATCCTGTGACCGTCCCCAACAGCACCGCTTACTTGCATGCGCCGTCTGATGACCTCCAACGGGTACGATGAAGTTTGCGAAATCATACCAGCGACACCACCGCTCGTGAGCTCAGCCCACGATCGGAGCGGCGCGGGCTTGTCCGAGGGCTGGTTCTTCCGCCGGGGTAGGGTCGTATATTGGGCGACTGAGGGGTGGCGCATCAAGTCGCTGACGGTGTCGTGGGTGAGGAAGGACATGCCCGCGTACGGAAGCATGCCCAGCAGCGTCGGCGCAAAGCCACGGTAAAAGTTGATAAGTCCCGTCTTGGGGACAATCGAACCGGCCACCGAGGCAGTAGACtctacggcggcggcaacaggAGCTGGGGCGCTGGGGAGTCttgccgtggccgacttCTCGACAGGGCTCGAGTTGTAAATCTGTCTGCAGATTGAAGACAAAGACGAGCGGCCGTCCTTCTTTGTTTCAAAGGCCAGCCGTACTCGAATGAGCTCCAGGGGATATGTGAAGAAGACAGAAGTGACGCCGGCAAGACTGCCGCTGAGGAGTCGTCGCAGCGGCGTTTCGTACTCTTTGCCAGGAATAATCATGGCTCGAATCTGCTCGTAAGCGAGGAACTTGATGCCGGCGTAGGGAAAAATACGCAGCAGCGTAGCCGAGTGGCCTCGGAAGAGTCCCCGGCCACCTTCGAAGTGGTAAATGTCTCTGATGGCGGTTGCGACGCCGAAGGAAGATCCTGTATATTTTGCGAAGTGGGGATTGCTGGCCTGGAAGAGGATCTTGACTCGATCTAGCGGAGCGACGATGGTCTTGGCCTGATGAAGGAACAGTTCAAGTTAGCAGACGGATTCTTGCAGCACGAGTCTCTTTCTGGCACTCGAGGATTGTGCTTACAGCGCAGCCTGCGACCCCCCCGGCGACACCAGATCGCCAGACATAGTCCCAGGATCGAGTCCTGTTTCGGGGTGTTATGGCTTCGTCGTCGGTGGGACACACAGCCGCGTCCCTGTTACTGGCGACGGCAggagccatggcagccaCTCCGACATGTTGGCGCACTCTGCCGCGAGCAAGTTCCGTCACCGAAGCATGGTCCATGAGGGGGGAGGACGTGGGCATTCCGGATGCCGACAGCACGTGGAGAAGTTGCGATGCAGGAAGTCCCAG
The DNA window shown above is from Metarhizium brunneum chromosome 1, complete sequence and carries:
- the cdc73 gene encoding Cell division control protein 73, whose product is MASADHDPLVLLRKAISSSQPFIPSASDDPGAKECPLSEASHLQFSAQGIALAIETPTRFISNDKPVDLRSIYFAWLNRELAIPEYNASATTLNEQLAAAGSTGKVQNLGFIERLDLITWLEAASEESEYIKPVAGDADAAAAAAAAAGTAPATKSGAVSTAAQARAGKGTMDPRLASVYDGERRMGDRNTVLRGIKPTDFSHVRKLAAPFIQKKAQAVSAPGAASSLSLNQKGPTRRPDPIILLSPSASSLLRMSNARSFLEDGKFVPPDASASTASMLHVQRVIRAIDPNRPLRFILVEGSEQFKPEYWNRVVAVFTTGQTWQFKNYKWSSPNELFKHTLGVFVGWRGEQAPESIRSWGHRVLSTGVDRWRGGDGADASRFRDKEVVEQIWKSIEMNMRSKGWRFDAAPTAI
- the LEU5 gene encoding Mitochondrial carrier protein LEU5 translates to MAPAVASNRDAAVCPTDDEAITPRNRTRSWDYVWRSGVAGGVAGCAAKTIVAPLDRVKILFQASNPHFAKYTGSSFGVATAIRDIYHFEGGRGLFRGHSATLLRIFPYAGIKFLAYEQIRAMIIPGKEYETPLRRLLSGSLAGVTSVFFTYPLELIRVRLAFETKKDGRSSLSSICRQIYNSSPVEKSATARLPSAPAPVAAAVESTASVAGSIVPKTGLINFYRGFAPTLLGMLPYAGMSFLTHDTVSDLMRHPSVAQYTTLPRRKNQPSDKPAPLRSWAELTSGGVAGMISQTSSYPLEVIRRRMQVSGAVGDGHRMRLGETARLIFQERGFRGFFVGLTIGYVKVIPMVAVSFYTYERMKLVFGI